The Melopsittacus undulatus isolate bMelUnd1 chromosome 12, bMelUnd1.mat.Z, whole genome shotgun sequence genome has a segment encoding these proteins:
- the PIWIL1 gene encoding piwi-like protein 1 isoform X2, which translates to MTGRARARSRGRPPVLESAVSSVGAASVHQVLPVQPPGRQQPRVYTSLSEEPGGRGCQSERRPEGLQISVGFQELSIADRGGRRRDFNDLGVNTRQAIEHVQDSKTGTSGVTIKLTTNYFRLTSRPQWALYQYHVGYNPEMEARRLRSALLFQHEELIGKTHAFDGSVLFLPKKLTNKVTEVFSRTRNGEGVKITITLTNELPPSSPTCLQFYNIIFRRLLKMLNLQQIGRNYYNPNDPINIPSHRLMVWPGFTSSILQYEKSIMLCVDVSHKVLRSETVLDFMYSLYYQVEEQRFKDTCAKELIGLIVLTRYNNRTYRVDDIDWDASPQCTFRKSDGSEISFIDYYKRQYNQEITDLNQPVLISQCRRKGGNTMLGPVVLIPELCLLTGLTEKMRNDFNMMKDLASHTRLPPEQRQREIGRLVEYIQKDDNVQEELRGWGLSFDSHLLSFTGRVVQREKILQSGNAFDYNPEFGDWSKETRAAPLICPKPLDNWLLIYTRRNSDTANILLQNLFKVTPAMGIKMNKATMIEVDDRTEAYLRALQQSVTSDTNIAVCVLSSSRKDKYDAIKKYLCTDCPVPSQCVIARTLSKPQTVMAIATKIALQMNCKMGGELWSVEIPLKEVMVVGIDCYHDTLSGKQSIAGFVASLNQTMTRWFSRCVVQSRGQELVDGLKACLQTALRDWFKWNKYLPSRIIVYRDGVGDGQLYTLVNYEVPQFLDCLKSVGKDYKPRLTVIVVKKRVSTRFFAESMGALKNPPPGTVVDVEVTRPEWVLSEYLLPASMLINWLSLLVRAFTESQTCYFQTDSTIFEVELPAEENIVVPFWGMGNWFGLVSF; encoded by the exons ATGACGGGAAGAGCTAGAGCCAGATCAAGAGGAAGACCTCCAGTGCTGGAGAGTGCCGTTTCTTCTGTAGGAGCTGCATCT GTTCATCAGGTTTTGCCAGTTCAACCACCTGGCCGTCAGCAGCCACGTGTTTATACATCACTCTCAGAAGAACCTGGTGGCCGTGGATGCCAGAGTGAGAGGAGGCCAGAAG GATTACAGATTTCTGTGGGATTTCAGGAATTGTCTATAGCAGACAGGGGTGGGCGTCGCAGAGATTTCAATGACCTTGGGGTGAACACTCGGCAAGCCATAGAACATGTTCAAGATTCAAAAACTG GTACTTCGGGTGTTACGATAAAACTAACTACAAATTACTTCCGTTTGACTTCTCGACCACAGTGGGCTTTATATCAGTACCATGTTGGCTATAATCCTGAGATGGAAGCACGCCGCCTTCGATCAGCTTTGCTCTTCCAGCATGAAGAGCTAATTGGAAAGACTCATGCATTTGATGGATCAGTACTATTCTTGCCAAAAAAACTAACGAATAAG GTTACTGAAGTGTTTAGTAGGACTCGAAACGGAGAGGGTGTGAAGATAACAATCACATTGACTAATGAGTTGCCACCTTCTTCACCTACATGTCTGCAATTTTATAACATCATTTTTAGAAG GCTTTTGAAGATGTTGAATTTACAGCAGATTGGACGCAATTACTACAACCCCAATGACCCAATCAACATCCCTAGTCACAG GCTGATGGTTTGGCCGGGCTTCACAAGTTCTATCCTCCAGTATGAGAAAAGCATTATGTTATGTGTAGATGTGAGCCATAAGGTTCTTCGCAGTGAAACAGTGTTGGATTTTATGTATAGTCTGTATTACCAGGTTGAAGAGCAAAGATTTAAAGATACCTGTGCTAAAGAGCTGATAGGTTTAATTGTTCTTACAAG gtaCAATAACAGAACATACAGAGTTGATGACATCGACTGGGATGCCAGTCCTCAGTGTACCTTTAGAAAATCAGATGGTTCTGAGATCAGCTTCATCGACTACTACAAAAGG CAATATAATCAAGAAATTACTGACTTGAACCAGCCTGTCTTGATcagtcagtgcagaaggaagggaggaaacaCGATGCTAGGACCTGTGGTTCTAATTCCAGAACTGTGCCTCCTAACAG GGTTGACTGAGAAGATGCGTAATGATTTTAATATGATGAAAGACTTGGCTTCTCATACACGACTGCCACCTGAGCAAAGGCAACGTGAAATTGGAAGACTTGTTGAGTACATCCAAAA agatgACAATGTTCAGGAGGAGCTCCGAGGCTGGGGTTTAAGCTTTGATTCTCATTTATTATCCTTTACGGGAAGAGTTGTTCAAAGAGAAAAGATCCTTCAGTCGGGAAATGCG TTTGATTACAATCCTGAGTTTGGTGATTGGTCAAAGGAAACTAGGGCAGCTCCCTTAATATGTCCCAAGCCCTTGGACAACTGGTTATTAATATACACGCGCCGCAACTCTGACACTGCTAATATATTGCTTCAAAATCTGTTTAAAGTCACGCCAGCTATGGGAATCAAAATGAACAAGGCAACCAT gATTGAAGTAGATGATAGAACAGAAGCTTATTTAAGGGCTTTACAGCAAAGTGTTACCTCTGACACAAACATA gcagtttGTGTTTTGTCTAGTAGCCGAAAGGATAAATACGATGCTATCAAGAAGTACTTATGTACAGATTGTCCTGTTCCAAGTCAGTGTGTGATTGCTCGCACTTTAAGCAAGCCTCAGACTGTTATGGCCATAGCAACAAAAATTGCCTTACAAATGAACTGTAAAATGGGTGGAGAACTTTGGAGCGTTGAGATCCCA CTGAAAGAGGTAATGGTTGTGGGAATTGATTGTTACCATGACACACTATCTGGAAAGCAGTCAATTGCAGGATTTGTCGCTAGCCTGAATCAAACTATGACACG GTGGTTCTCCCGCTGTGTTGTTCAAAGTCGTGGGCAAGAACTCGTGGATGGGCTCAAAGCCTGCTTGCAGA ctgctctAAGAGACTGGTTCAAGTGGAATAAGTATTTGCCCTCTCGTATTATTGTGTATCGTGATGGTGTAGGAGATGGACAACTGTATACTTTGGTTAATTATGAAGTGCCTCAATTTCTGGATTGCTTGAAGAGTGTTGGTAAAGACTACAA ACCAAGGCTTACTGTAATAGTTGTGAAGAAACGAGTGAGTACCAGGTTCTTTGCAGAGAGTATGGGAGCACTTAAAAACCCACCCCCTGGTACTGTTGTTGATGTGGAGGTTACCAGACCAGAATG GGTGTTATCAGAGTACCTGCTCCCTGCCAGTATGCTCATAAACTGGCTTTCCTTGTTGGTCAGAGCATTCACAGAGAGCCAAACCTGTTACTTTCAGACAGACTCTACTATCTTTGAAGTTGAGTTACcagctgaagaaaacattgTAGTTCCTTTCTGGGGTATGGGaaattggtttggtttggtttccttCTGA
- the PIWIL1 gene encoding piwi-like protein 1 isoform X1 has protein sequence MTGRARARSRGRPPVLESAVSSVGAASVHQVLPVQPPGRQQPRVYTSLSEEPGGRGCQSERRPEGLQISVGFQELSIADRGGRRRDFNDLGVNTRQAIEHVQDSKTGTSGVTIKLTTNYFRLTSRPQWALYQYHVGYNPEMEARRLRSALLFQHEELIGKTHAFDGSVLFLPKKLTNKVTEVFSRTRNGEGVKITITLTNELPPSSPTCLQFYNIIFRRLLKMLNLQQIGRNYYNPNDPINIPSHRLMVWPGFTSSILQYEKSIMLCVDVSHKVLRSETVLDFMYSLYYQVEEQRFKDTCAKELIGLIVLTRYNNRTYRVDDIDWDASPQCTFRKSDGSEISFIDYYKRQYNQEITDLNQPVLISQCRRKGGNTMLGPVVLIPELCLLTGLTEKMRNDFNMMKDLASHTRLPPEQRQREIGRLVEYIQKDDNVQEELRGWGLSFDSHLLSFTGRVVQREKILQSGNAFDYNPEFGDWSKETRAAPLICPKPLDNWLLIYTRRNSDTANILLQNLFKVTPAMGIKMNKATMIEVDDRTEAYLRALQQSVTSDTNIAVCVLSSSRKDKYDAIKKYLCTDCPVPSQCVIARTLSKPQTVMAIATKIALQMNCKMGGELWSVEIPLKEVMVVGIDCYHDTLSGKQSIAGFVASLNQTMTRWFSRCVVQSRGQELVDGLKACLQTALRDWFKWNKYLPSRIIVYRDGVGDGQLYTLVNYEVPQFLDCLKSVGKDYKPRLTVIVVKKRVSTRFFAESMGALKNPPPGTVVDVEVTRPEWYDFYIVSQAVRNGCVAPTHYNVIYDTSKLKPDHMQRLTYKLCHMYYNWSGVIRVPAPCQYAHKLAFLVGQSIHREPNLLLSDRLYYL, from the exons ATGACGGGAAGAGCTAGAGCCAGATCAAGAGGAAGACCTCCAGTGCTGGAGAGTGCCGTTTCTTCTGTAGGAGCTGCATCT GTTCATCAGGTTTTGCCAGTTCAACCACCTGGCCGTCAGCAGCCACGTGTTTATACATCACTCTCAGAAGAACCTGGTGGCCGTGGATGCCAGAGTGAGAGGAGGCCAGAAG GATTACAGATTTCTGTGGGATTTCAGGAATTGTCTATAGCAGACAGGGGTGGGCGTCGCAGAGATTTCAATGACCTTGGGGTGAACACTCGGCAAGCCATAGAACATGTTCAAGATTCAAAAACTG GTACTTCGGGTGTTACGATAAAACTAACTACAAATTACTTCCGTTTGACTTCTCGACCACAGTGGGCTTTATATCAGTACCATGTTGGCTATAATCCTGAGATGGAAGCACGCCGCCTTCGATCAGCTTTGCTCTTCCAGCATGAAGAGCTAATTGGAAAGACTCATGCATTTGATGGATCAGTACTATTCTTGCCAAAAAAACTAACGAATAAG GTTACTGAAGTGTTTAGTAGGACTCGAAACGGAGAGGGTGTGAAGATAACAATCACATTGACTAATGAGTTGCCACCTTCTTCACCTACATGTCTGCAATTTTATAACATCATTTTTAGAAG GCTTTTGAAGATGTTGAATTTACAGCAGATTGGACGCAATTACTACAACCCCAATGACCCAATCAACATCCCTAGTCACAG GCTGATGGTTTGGCCGGGCTTCACAAGTTCTATCCTCCAGTATGAGAAAAGCATTATGTTATGTGTAGATGTGAGCCATAAGGTTCTTCGCAGTGAAACAGTGTTGGATTTTATGTATAGTCTGTATTACCAGGTTGAAGAGCAAAGATTTAAAGATACCTGTGCTAAAGAGCTGATAGGTTTAATTGTTCTTACAAG gtaCAATAACAGAACATACAGAGTTGATGACATCGACTGGGATGCCAGTCCTCAGTGTACCTTTAGAAAATCAGATGGTTCTGAGATCAGCTTCATCGACTACTACAAAAGG CAATATAATCAAGAAATTACTGACTTGAACCAGCCTGTCTTGATcagtcagtgcagaaggaagggaggaaacaCGATGCTAGGACCTGTGGTTCTAATTCCAGAACTGTGCCTCCTAACAG GGTTGACTGAGAAGATGCGTAATGATTTTAATATGATGAAAGACTTGGCTTCTCATACACGACTGCCACCTGAGCAAAGGCAACGTGAAATTGGAAGACTTGTTGAGTACATCCAAAA agatgACAATGTTCAGGAGGAGCTCCGAGGCTGGGGTTTAAGCTTTGATTCTCATTTATTATCCTTTACGGGAAGAGTTGTTCAAAGAGAAAAGATCCTTCAGTCGGGAAATGCG TTTGATTACAATCCTGAGTTTGGTGATTGGTCAAAGGAAACTAGGGCAGCTCCCTTAATATGTCCCAAGCCCTTGGACAACTGGTTATTAATATACACGCGCCGCAACTCTGACACTGCTAATATATTGCTTCAAAATCTGTTTAAAGTCACGCCAGCTATGGGAATCAAAATGAACAAGGCAACCAT gATTGAAGTAGATGATAGAACAGAAGCTTATTTAAGGGCTTTACAGCAAAGTGTTACCTCTGACACAAACATA gcagtttGTGTTTTGTCTAGTAGCCGAAAGGATAAATACGATGCTATCAAGAAGTACTTATGTACAGATTGTCCTGTTCCAAGTCAGTGTGTGATTGCTCGCACTTTAAGCAAGCCTCAGACTGTTATGGCCATAGCAACAAAAATTGCCTTACAAATGAACTGTAAAATGGGTGGAGAACTTTGGAGCGTTGAGATCCCA CTGAAAGAGGTAATGGTTGTGGGAATTGATTGTTACCATGACACACTATCTGGAAAGCAGTCAATTGCAGGATTTGTCGCTAGCCTGAATCAAACTATGACACG GTGGTTCTCCCGCTGTGTTGTTCAAAGTCGTGGGCAAGAACTCGTGGATGGGCTCAAAGCCTGCTTGCAGA ctgctctAAGAGACTGGTTCAAGTGGAATAAGTATTTGCCCTCTCGTATTATTGTGTATCGTGATGGTGTAGGAGATGGACAACTGTATACTTTGGTTAATTATGAAGTGCCTCAATTTCTGGATTGCTTGAAGAGTGTTGGTAAAGACTACAA ACCAAGGCTTACTGTAATAGTTGTGAAGAAACGAGTGAGTACCAGGTTCTTTGCAGAGAGTATGGGAGCACTTAAAAACCCACCCCCTGGTACTGTTGTTGATGTGGAGGTTACCAGACCAGAATG GTATGATTTCTACATTGTGAGTCAGGCAGTGAGAAATGGTTGTGTTGCACCCACCCATTACAACGTAATTTATGACACTAGCAAACTGAAACCTGATCATATGCAACGTTTAACCTACAAACTTTGCCACATGTATTATAACTGGTCG GGTGTTATCAGAGTACCTGCTCCCTGCCAGTATGCTCATAAACTGGCTTTCCTTGTTGGTCAGAGCATTCACAGAGAGCCAAACCTGTTACTTTCAGACAGACTCTACTATCTTTGA
- the PIWIL1 gene encoding piwi-like protein 1 isoform X3, translating to MTGRARARSRGRPPVLESAVSSVGAASVHQVLPVQPPGRQQPRVYTSLSEEPGGRGCQSERRPEGLQISVGFQELSIADRGGRRRDFNDLGVNTRQAIEHVQDSKTGTSGVTIKLTTNYFRLTSRPQWALYQYHVGYNPEMEARRLRSALLFQHEELIGKTHAFDGSVLFLPKKLTNKVTEVFSRTRNGEGVKITITLTNELPPSSPTCLQFYNIIFRRLLKMLNLQQIGRNYYNPNDPINIPSHRLMVWPGFTSSILQYEKSIMLCVDVSHKVLRSETVLDFMYSLYYQVEEQRFKDTCAKELIGLIVLTRYNNRTYRVDDIDWDASPQCTFRKSDGSEISFIDYYKRQYNQEITDLNQPVLISQCRRKGGNTMLGPVVLIPELCLLTGLTEKMRNDFNMMKDLASHTRLPPEQRQREIGRLVEYIQKDDNVQEELRGWGLSFDSHLLSFTGRVVQREKILQSGNAFDYNPEFGDWSKETRAAPLICPKPLDNWLLIYTRRNSDTANILLQNLFKVTPAMGIKMNKATMIEVDDRTEAYLRALQQSVTSDTNIAVCVLSSSRKDKYDAIKKYLCTDCPVPSQCVIARTLSKPQTVMAIATKIALQMNCKMGGELWSVEIPLKEVMVVGIDCYHDTLSGKQSIAGFVASLNQTMTRWFSRCVVQSRGQELVDGLKACLQTALRDWFKWNKYLPSRIIVYRDGVGDGQLYTLVNYEVPQFLDCLKSVGKDYKPRLTVIVVKKRVSTRFFAESMGALKNPPPGTVVDVEVTRPE from the exons ATGACGGGAAGAGCTAGAGCCAGATCAAGAGGAAGACCTCCAGTGCTGGAGAGTGCCGTTTCTTCTGTAGGAGCTGCATCT GTTCATCAGGTTTTGCCAGTTCAACCACCTGGCCGTCAGCAGCCACGTGTTTATACATCACTCTCAGAAGAACCTGGTGGCCGTGGATGCCAGAGTGAGAGGAGGCCAGAAG GATTACAGATTTCTGTGGGATTTCAGGAATTGTCTATAGCAGACAGGGGTGGGCGTCGCAGAGATTTCAATGACCTTGGGGTGAACACTCGGCAAGCCATAGAACATGTTCAAGATTCAAAAACTG GTACTTCGGGTGTTACGATAAAACTAACTACAAATTACTTCCGTTTGACTTCTCGACCACAGTGGGCTTTATATCAGTACCATGTTGGCTATAATCCTGAGATGGAAGCACGCCGCCTTCGATCAGCTTTGCTCTTCCAGCATGAAGAGCTAATTGGAAAGACTCATGCATTTGATGGATCAGTACTATTCTTGCCAAAAAAACTAACGAATAAG GTTACTGAAGTGTTTAGTAGGACTCGAAACGGAGAGGGTGTGAAGATAACAATCACATTGACTAATGAGTTGCCACCTTCTTCACCTACATGTCTGCAATTTTATAACATCATTTTTAGAAG GCTTTTGAAGATGTTGAATTTACAGCAGATTGGACGCAATTACTACAACCCCAATGACCCAATCAACATCCCTAGTCACAG GCTGATGGTTTGGCCGGGCTTCACAAGTTCTATCCTCCAGTATGAGAAAAGCATTATGTTATGTGTAGATGTGAGCCATAAGGTTCTTCGCAGTGAAACAGTGTTGGATTTTATGTATAGTCTGTATTACCAGGTTGAAGAGCAAAGATTTAAAGATACCTGTGCTAAAGAGCTGATAGGTTTAATTGTTCTTACAAG gtaCAATAACAGAACATACAGAGTTGATGACATCGACTGGGATGCCAGTCCTCAGTGTACCTTTAGAAAATCAGATGGTTCTGAGATCAGCTTCATCGACTACTACAAAAGG CAATATAATCAAGAAATTACTGACTTGAACCAGCCTGTCTTGATcagtcagtgcagaaggaagggaggaaacaCGATGCTAGGACCTGTGGTTCTAATTCCAGAACTGTGCCTCCTAACAG GGTTGACTGAGAAGATGCGTAATGATTTTAATATGATGAAAGACTTGGCTTCTCATACACGACTGCCACCTGAGCAAAGGCAACGTGAAATTGGAAGACTTGTTGAGTACATCCAAAA agatgACAATGTTCAGGAGGAGCTCCGAGGCTGGGGTTTAAGCTTTGATTCTCATTTATTATCCTTTACGGGAAGAGTTGTTCAAAGAGAAAAGATCCTTCAGTCGGGAAATGCG TTTGATTACAATCCTGAGTTTGGTGATTGGTCAAAGGAAACTAGGGCAGCTCCCTTAATATGTCCCAAGCCCTTGGACAACTGGTTATTAATATACACGCGCCGCAACTCTGACACTGCTAATATATTGCTTCAAAATCTGTTTAAAGTCACGCCAGCTATGGGAATCAAAATGAACAAGGCAACCAT gATTGAAGTAGATGATAGAACAGAAGCTTATTTAAGGGCTTTACAGCAAAGTGTTACCTCTGACACAAACATA gcagtttGTGTTTTGTCTAGTAGCCGAAAGGATAAATACGATGCTATCAAGAAGTACTTATGTACAGATTGTCCTGTTCCAAGTCAGTGTGTGATTGCTCGCACTTTAAGCAAGCCTCAGACTGTTATGGCCATAGCAACAAAAATTGCCTTACAAATGAACTGTAAAATGGGTGGAGAACTTTGGAGCGTTGAGATCCCA CTGAAAGAGGTAATGGTTGTGGGAATTGATTGTTACCATGACACACTATCTGGAAAGCAGTCAATTGCAGGATTTGTCGCTAGCCTGAATCAAACTATGACACG GTGGTTCTCCCGCTGTGTTGTTCAAAGTCGTGGGCAAGAACTCGTGGATGGGCTCAAAGCCTGCTTGCAGA ctgctctAAGAGACTGGTTCAAGTGGAATAAGTATTTGCCCTCTCGTATTATTGTGTATCGTGATGGTGTAGGAGATGGACAACTGTATACTTTGGTTAATTATGAAGTGCCTCAATTTCTGGATTGCTTGAAGAGTGTTGGTAAAGACTACAA ACCAAGGCTTACTGTAATAGTTGTGAAGAAACGAGTGAGTACCAGGTTCTTTGCAGAGAGTATGGGAGCACTTAAAAACCCACCCCCTGGTACTGTTGTTGATGTGGAGGTTACCAGACCAGAATG A